In Streptomyces sp. SID8374, one genomic interval encodes:
- a CDS encoding YqgE/AlgH family protein: MTEVSSLTGRLLVATPALADPNFDRAVVLLLDHDEEGSLGVVLNRPTPVGVGDILDSWAGLTGEPDVVFQGGPVSLDSALGVAVIPGDEGPLGWRRVHGAIGLVDLDTPPELLGPALGSLRIFAGYAGWGPGQLEGELTEGAWYVVESEPGDVSSPRPENLWRAVLRRQRSELAMIATYPDDPSLN; encoded by the coding sequence ATGACGGAGGTGTCCTCGCTCACAGGGCGACTGCTCGTGGCCACACCCGCCCTCGCGGACCCGAATTTCGACCGCGCGGTGGTGCTCCTCCTCGACCACGACGAGGAGGGCTCCCTCGGCGTGGTCCTCAACCGCCCGACCCCGGTGGGGGTCGGTGACATCCTCGACTCGTGGGCCGGGCTGACCGGTGAGCCGGACGTCGTCTTCCAGGGCGGCCCGGTCTCCCTCGACTCCGCGCTCGGCGTCGCGGTGATCCCCGGTGACGAGGGGCCGCTCGGCTGGCGCCGGGTCCACGGGGCGATCGGCCTGGTCGATCTGGACACCCCGCCGGAGCTGCTCGGACCGGCCCTGGGGTCGCTGCGGATCTTCGCCGGGTACGCGGGGTGGGGGCCAGGTCAGCTGGAGGGCGAGCTGACCGAGGGCGCCTGGTACGTGGTCGAGTCGGAGCCCGGTGACGTCTCCTCCCCGCGCCCGGAGAACCTCTGGCGCGCGGTGCTCCGCCGCCAGCGCAGCGAGCTGGCGATGATCGCCACGTATCCGGACGACCCTTCACTCAACTGA
- the murA gene encoding UDP-N-acetylglucosamine 1-carboxyvinyltransferase, translating to MTGTDDVLLVHGGTPLEGEIRVRGAKNLVPKAMVAALLGSGPSRLRNVPDIRDVRVVRGLLQLHGVTVRPGDEPGELILDPSHVESANVADIDAHAGSSRIPILFCGPLLHRLGHAFIPGLGGCDIGGRPIDFHFEVLRQFGATIEKRADGQYLEAPQRLRGTKIRLPYPSVGSTEQVLLTAVLAEGVTELSNAAVEPEIEDLICVLQKMGAIISMDTDRTIRITGVDKLDGYTHRAIPDRLEAASWASAALATEGNIYVRGAQQRSMMTFLNTFRRVGGAFEIDDEGIRFWHPGGALNAIALETDVHPGFQTDWQQPLVVALTQAAGLSIVHETVYESRLGFTSALNQMGAHIQLYRECLGGSDCRFGQRNFLHSAVVSGPTKLQGADLVIPDLRGGFSYLIAALAAQGTSRVHGIDLINRGYENFMDKLEKLGAKVELPGGSLV from the coding sequence ATGACCGGCACAGACGATGTCCTGCTTGTCCACGGCGGCACCCCGCTGGAGGGCGAGATCCGCGTCCGAGGCGCCAAGAACCTGGTGCCGAAGGCAATGGTCGCCGCGCTGCTCGGCAGCGGGCCCAGCCGCCTCCGCAACGTTCCCGACATCCGTGACGTACGGGTCGTCCGGGGGCTCCTCCAGCTGCACGGCGTCACCGTCCGCCCCGGCGACGAGCCGGGCGAACTGATCCTCGACCCCTCGCACGTCGAGTCGGCGAACGTCGCCGACATCGATGCCCACGCGGGTTCGTCGCGCATCCCGATCCTCTTCTGCGGCCCGCTGCTGCACCGCCTCGGCCACGCCTTCATCCCGGGCCTGGGCGGCTGCGACATCGGCGGCCGGCCGATCGACTTCCACTTCGAGGTGCTCCGCCAGTTCGGCGCGACCATCGAGAAGCGGGCCGACGGCCAGTACCTGGAGGCCCCGCAGCGGCTGCGCGGCACCAAGATCCGGCTGCCGTACCCCTCGGTGGGCTCCACCGAGCAGGTGCTGCTCACCGCCGTCCTCGCCGAGGGCGTCACCGAGCTGTCCAACGCGGCCGTGGAGCCGGAGATCGAGGACCTCATCTGCGTATTGCAGAAGATGGGCGCGATCATCTCCATGGACACCGACCGGACCATCCGGATCACCGGTGTCGACAAGCTGGACGGGTACACCCACCGGGCGATCCCGGACCGTCTGGAGGCGGCCTCCTGGGCGTCTGCGGCGCTGGCGACCGAGGGCAACATCTACGTGCGCGGCGCCCAGCAGCGTTCGATGATGACCTTCCTCAACACCTTCCGCCGGGTCGGCGGCGCCTTCGAGATCGACGACGAGGGCATCCGCTTCTGGCACCCGGGCGGCGCGCTCAACGCCATCGCGCTGGAGACGGACGTCCACCCCGGCTTCCAGACCGACTGGCAGCAGCCCCTGGTGGTGGCGCTGACGCAGGCCGCGGGGCTCTCCATCGTCCACGAGACGGTGTACGAGTCGCGGCTCGGCTTCACCTCCGCGCTCAACCAGATGGGTGCGCACATCCAGCTCTACCGCGAGTGCCTGGGCGGCTCCGACTGCCGCTTCGGCCAGCGCAACTTCCTGCACTCGGCGGTCGTCTCCGGGCCGACGAAGCTCCAGGGCGCCGATCTGGTCATCCCCGACCTGCGCGGCGGCTTCTCGTACCTGATCGCGGCGCTGGCGGCCCAGGGCACCTCCCGGGTCCACGGCATCGACCTGATCAACCGCGGTTACGAGAACTTCATGGACAAGCTGGAGAAGCTCGGCGCGAAGGTGGAGCTGCCGGGCGGTTCCCTGGTCTGA
- a CDS encoding AraC family transcriptional regulator — protein MVRDWPVAPGRVLYVLSVVARQEVSAWRPAVPGVVEVFHARFTEHAYPMHVHEAWTLLIVDDGAVRYDLDRHERGTPGGTVSLLPPQVPHNGSPATSDGFRKRVLYLDMTQLDARYIGPAVDTPDLADPLLRTRVARLHTALADPGDAFEAESRLAFIGERLRGHLGPVEAPQGPPPGPGVARDLRELLDERLGEGITLAEAARLVHAHPTHLVRAFSAAYAIAPHQYLTARRVDRARRLLLDGVPPGEAATAVGFHDQSHLTRHFKRIAGTTPGRFARSRESTVPRTL, from the coding sequence ATGGTCCGAGACTGGCCGGTGGCCCCGGGCCGGGTCTTGTACGTTCTGAGCGTGGTGGCACGGCAGGAGGTCTCGGCCTGGCGTCCGGCGGTCCCGGGCGTCGTGGAGGTCTTCCACGCCCGCTTCACCGAGCACGCCTACCCGATGCACGTGCACGAGGCCTGGACGCTCCTGATCGTCGACGACGGGGCCGTCCGCTACGACCTGGACCGCCACGAGCGCGGCACCCCGGGCGGCACGGTGAGCCTGCTGCCGCCGCAGGTCCCGCACAACGGTTCGCCCGCGACCTCCGACGGCTTCCGCAAACGGGTGCTCTACCTGGACATGACGCAGCTGGACGCGCGCTACATCGGCCCCGCCGTGGACACCCCCGACCTCGCCGACCCGCTCCTGCGCACCCGCGTCGCCCGGCTCCACACGGCCCTGGCGGACCCGGGCGACGCCTTCGAGGCGGAGAGCCGCCTGGCGTTCATCGGGGAGCGGCTGAGGGGCCACCTGGGGCCTGTGGAGGCCCCGCAGGGCCCGCCGCCCGGCCCCGGCGTCGCCCGGGACCTGCGTGAGCTCCTGGACGAGCGGCTGGGCGAGGGCATCACCCTGGCGGAGGCGGCCCGGCTGGTCCACGCGCACCCGACCCATCTCGTACGGGCGTTCAGCGCGGCGTACGCGATCGCGCCGCACCAGTACCTGACGGCCCGCCGGGTCGACCGGGCCCGCCGGCTGCTGCTGGACGGGGTGCCGCCCGGCGAGGCGGCCACCGCCGTTGGCTTCCACGACCAGTCCCACCTGACCCGGCACTTCAAGCGGATCGCGGGGACCACGCCGGGGCGGTTCGCGCGGTCCCGGGAAAGCACGGTGCCCCGGACCCTGTGA
- a CDS encoding DUF2000 domain-containing protein, which yields MRNTHETANGTMATDEAPVRFDTKIAVLLRDDLETWQRLNVTAFLVSGLGTAAPEVIGEPYEDADSTAYLPMLRQPVLVFEGAKETLTAAHTKALSRSLTVAVFTSDLFGTGNDRDNRAAVRAVGRDALDLVGLSVYGPRNAVDKVLKGARMHP from the coding sequence ATGAGAAACACGCACGAGACGGCGAACGGAACCATGGCCACCGACGAGGCGCCCGTCCGCTTCGACACCAAGATCGCGGTGCTGCTCCGCGACGACCTGGAGACCTGGCAGCGCCTGAACGTGACCGCCTTCCTGGTCAGCGGCCTGGGGACGGCGGCGCCCGAGGTGATCGGCGAGCCCTACGAGGACGCCGACTCCACGGCGTACCTGCCGATGCTCCGGCAGCCGGTGCTGGTCTTCGAGGGGGCGAAGGAGACGCTGACCGCCGCGCACACCAAGGCGCTCTCCCGGTCCCTGACGGTGGCGGTGTTCACCTCGGACCTGTTCGGTACGGGGAACGACCGGGACAACCGGGCGGCGGTACGGGCGGTGGGGCGGGACGCGCTGGATCTGGTGGGGCTGTCCGTGTACGGGCCCCGTAACGCCGTGGACAAGGTCCTCAAGGGCGCGCGGATGCATCCCTGA
- a CDS encoding HU family DNA-binding protein gives MNRSELVAALADRAEVTRKDADAVLAALAETVGEIVAKGDEKVTIPGFLTFERTHRAARTARNPQTGDPINIPAGYSVKVSAGSKLKEAAKGK, from the coding sequence ATGAACCGCAGTGAGCTGGTGGCCGCCCTGGCCGACCGCGCCGAGGTGACTCGCAAGGACGCCGACGCCGTGCTGGCCGCGCTCGCCGAGACCGTCGGTGAGATCGTCGCCAAGGGCGACGAGAAGGTCACCATCCCCGGCTTCCTGACCTTCGAGCGCACCCACCGTGCCGCTCGCACCGCTCGCAACCCGCAGACCGGCGACCCGATCAACATCCCCGCCGGCTACAGCGTGAAGGTCTCCGCGGGCTCGAAGCTCAAGGAAGCCGCCAAGGGTAAGTAA
- a CDS encoding NAD-dependent malic enzyme has translation MATAPSVSYSMTVRLEVPASGTAVSQLTTAVESSGGSVTGLDVTASGHEKLRIDVTIAASSTSHADEIVEGLRDIEGVVLGKVSDRTFLMHLGGKIEMASKHPIRNRDDLSMIYTPGVARVCMAIAENPEDARRLTIKRNSVAVVTDGSAVLGLGNIGPMAALPVMEGKAALFKRFAGIDAWPICLDTQDTDAIVEIVKAIAPGFAGINLEDISAPRCFEIEARLREALDIPVFHDDQHGTAIVVLASLTNALRVVGKNIGDVRVVMSGAGAAGTAILKLLIAAGVKHAVVADIHGVVHSGREDLVAADPDSPLCWIADNTNPEGVTGTLKEAVVGADVFIGVSAPNVLNGDDVAAMADGAIVFALANPDPEVDPTVARETAAVVATGRSDFPNQINNVLVFPGVFRGLLDAQSRTVNTEMMLAAAGALADVVAEDEVNANYIIPSVFNDKVAGAVAGAVRAAAKAAAGTGAESSTSV, from the coding sequence ATGGCAACGGCGCCCAGCGTCTCGTACTCGATGACGGTCAGGCTGGAGGTGCCCGCCAGCGGCACCGCGGTCTCCCAGCTCACCACGGCCGTGGAGTCGTCGGGGGGTTCGGTCACCGGCCTCGACGTGACAGCCTCCGGCCACGAGAAGCTGCGGATCGACGTCACGATCGCGGCCTCCTCCACCTCGCACGCGGACGAGATCGTCGAAGGTCTGCGCGACATCGAGGGCGTCGTGCTGGGCAAGGTCTCCGACCGTACGTTCCTCATGCACCTCGGCGGCAAGATCGAGATGGCGTCCAAGCACCCCATCCGCAACCGTGACGACCTCTCGATGATCTACACGCCCGGCGTCGCCCGGGTCTGCATGGCGATCGCCGAGAACCCCGAGGACGCCCGCCGCCTCACCATCAAGCGCAACTCCGTCGCAGTCGTGACGGACGGCTCCGCGGTGCTCGGCCTCGGCAACATCGGCCCGATGGCCGCACTGCCCGTCATGGAGGGCAAGGCGGCCCTCTTCAAGCGCTTCGCGGGCATCGACGCCTGGCCGATCTGCCTGGACACCCAGGACACCGACGCCATCGTCGAGATCGTCAAGGCGATCGCCCCCGGCTTCGCGGGCATCAACCTGGAGGACATCTCCGCCCCCCGCTGCTTCGAGATCGAGGCCCGGCTGCGCGAGGCCCTGGACATCCCCGTCTTCCACGACGACCAGCACGGCACCGCCATCGTCGTCCTGGCCTCGCTGACCAACGCCCTGCGTGTGGTGGGCAAGAACATCGGGGACGTACGGGTCGTCATGTCCGGTGCCGGAGCGGCCGGTACGGCCATCCTGAAGCTCCTGATCGCCGCCGGTGTCAAGCACGCCGTCGTCGCCGACATCCACGGCGTGGTGCACAGCGGCCGCGAGGACCTGGTCGCCGCCGACCCCGACTCGCCGCTGTGCTGGATCGCCGACAACACCAACCCCGAGGGCGTCACCGGCACCCTCAAGGAGGCCGTCGTCGGCGCGGACGTCTTCATCGGCGTCTCCGCCCCGAACGTCCTGAACGGCGACGACGTCGCGGCGATGGCGGACGGCGCGATCGTGTTCGCGCTCGCGAACCCGGACCCCGAGGTCGACCCGACGGTCGCCCGCGAGACGGCCGCCGTCGTCGCCACCGGACGCTCCGACTTCCCCAACCAGATCAACAACGTGCTGGTCTTCCCGGGTGTCTTCCGCGGTCTGCTGGACGCTCAGTCCCGCACCGTCAACACGGAGATGATGCTCGCCGCCGCCGGAGCCCTCGCCGATGTGGTGGCCGAGGACGAGGTCAACGCGAACTACATCATCCCCTCGGTCTTCAACGACAAGGTCGCCGGCGCGGTCGCCGGAGCCGTCCGCGCGGCCGCCAAGGCCGCCGCGGGCACCGGGGCGGAATCCTCCACCTCCGTCTGA
- a CDS encoding UvrD-helicase domain-containing protein yields MAAQDAAVDSLRDREIGVEQDHLDRVYHRLEEKIDEAEFLMHDAVKRGQVGTPGALAERDAQVFRAGVHLNRLNNEFEDFLFGRIDLLLGKDGERGPDGAFTSVEPADDAVRQDATADIAETLHIGRIGVLDSDYAPLVIDWRAPAAAPFYRSTPKEPGRVVRRRVIRSKGRKVLGVEDDLMRPELTAYLDGEKLPVIGDGALMAALGQARSHTMRDIVASIQAEQDLVIRAPAASVTEVTGGPGTGKTAVALHRAAYLLYQDRRRYAGGILIVSPTPLLVAYTEGVLPSLGEEGQVAIRAIGSLSDEAAGVEGATAYDEPAIARIKGSSRMLHVLRKAARGALEAPKPPSSAGQLSFGDEPAQRDAGGTPTRLRVVAFGARVELEADELQRIRNNVLSGTAPVNLLRPRARKLLLDALWSKSSGRGRYTDPQLVAELRSSFDEDVSTETPFLEFLDAWWPELTPRRVLAAMADEKRLARWSRRILNQGEVRRLARSLKRLDADGTGPLSVHDVALLDELQALLGTVVRPKRKREMDPLDQLSGLEELMPQREETQWERAERLAAERTEYAHVIVDEAQDLTPMQWRMVGRRGRHATWTIVGDPAQSSWSDPDEAAAARDEALGSRPRRRFTLTVNYRNPAEIAELAAKVLALAMPGMESPSAVRSTGVVPRFVPVEGGDLAATVREEARRLLAEVDGTVGVVVAMDRRAQAREWLAELGERVVALGSLEAKGLEYDATVVVSPAEIADESPAGLRVLYVALTRATQQLTVVSGERDMPDEDGVPDLLRE; encoded by the coding sequence GTGGCCGCGCAGGATGCCGCTGTCGATTCGCTGCGGGACCGGGAAATCGGTGTCGAACAGGATCATCTGGACCGCGTTTACCACCGTCTCGAAGAGAAGATCGACGAGGCGGAATTTCTCATGCACGACGCCGTCAAACGCGGGCAGGTCGGCACGCCCGGCGCCCTCGCCGAACGGGACGCCCAGGTCTTCCGGGCGGGCGTCCACCTCAACCGGCTGAACAACGAGTTCGAGGACTTCCTCTTCGGCCGGATCGACCTGCTCCTCGGCAAGGACGGTGAGCGCGGCCCCGACGGCGCCTTCACCTCCGTGGAGCCGGCCGACGACGCCGTACGCCAGGACGCCACCGCCGACATCGCCGAGACGCTCCACATCGGCCGGATCGGCGTCCTGGACTCCGACTACGCGCCGCTGGTGATCGACTGGCGGGCCCCGGCCGCCGCCCCGTTCTACCGCTCCACCCCGAAGGAGCCGGGCCGCGTCGTACGCCGCCGGGTCATCCGCTCCAAGGGCCGCAAGGTCCTCGGGGTCGAGGACGACCTGATGCGCCCGGAGCTGACGGCGTACCTGGACGGCGAGAAGCTGCCGGTGATCGGCGACGGCGCCCTGATGGCCGCCCTCGGCCAGGCCCGCAGCCACACCATGCGGGACATCGTCGCCTCCATCCAGGCCGAACAGGACCTGGTCATCCGGGCCCCCGCCGCCTCCGTCACGGAGGTCACCGGCGGCCCCGGCACCGGCAAGACGGCCGTCGCCCTGCACCGGGCCGCCTACCTCCTCTACCAGGACCGGCGGCGGTACGCGGGCGGCATCCTGATCGTCTCGCCGACGCCGCTCCTGGTCGCGTACACCGAGGGTGTGCTGCCCTCGCTCGGGGAGGAGGGCCAGGTCGCGATCCGTGCGATCGGCTCGCTCTCCGACGAGGCGGCCGGCGTGGAAGGCGCCACCGCCTACGACGAACCGGCCATCGCCCGGATCAAGGGCTCCTCGCGGATGCTCCACGTGCTGCGCAAGGCGGCCCGGGGAGCGCTGGAGGCGCCGAAGCCGCCCAGCAGCGCCGGCCAGCTCTCCTTCGGCGACGAGCCCGCGCAGAGGGACGCGGGAGGCACCCCCACCCGGCTGCGCGTCGTCGCCTTCGGGGCCCGGGTGGAGCTGGAGGCCGACGAGCTCCAGCGCATCCGCAACAACGTGCTCAGCGGCACCGCCCCCGTCAACCTGCTGCGCCCGCGCGCCCGCAAGCTGCTGCTGGACGCCCTGTGGAGCAAGTCCTCCGGGCGCGGCCGCTACACCGACCCGCAGCTGGTGGCCGAGTTGCGGTCCTCCTTCGACGAGGACGTCTCCACCGAGACGCCGTTCCTGGAGTTCCTGGATGCCTGGTGGCCCGAGCTGACCCCGCGTCGGGTGCTGGCCGCCATGGCCGACGAGAAGCGGCTGGCCCGCTGGTCCCGCCGCATCCTCAACCAGGGCGAGGTGCGCCGCCTGGCCCGCTCCCTGAAGCGGCTGGACGCGGACGGCACCGGCCCCCTCTCCGTCCACGACGTGGCGCTCCTGGACGAGCTCCAGGCGCTGCTGGGCACGGTGGTGCGGCCCAAGCGGAAGCGTGAGATGGACCCGCTGGACCAGCTCTCCGGCCTGGAGGAGCTGATGCCGCAGCGCGAGGAGACCCAGTGGGAGCGGGCCGAGCGGCTCGCGGCGGAGCGCACGGAGTACGCGCACGTCATCGTCGACGAGGCGCAGGACCTCACGCCCATGCAGTGGCGGATGGTGGGCCGCCGGGGCCGCCACGCCACCTGGACGATCGTCGGTGACCCGGCGCAGTCCTCCTGGTCCGACCCGGACGAGGCGGCCGCCGCCCGGGACGAGGCGCTCGGCTCCCGCCCGCGCCGCCGCTTCACCCTCACCGTCAACTACCGCAACCCGGCCGAGATCGCGGAGCTGGCCGCCAAGGTGCTGGCGCTCGCCATGCCCGGCATGGAGTCCCCGTCGGCCGTCCGCTCCACCGGGGTGGTGCCGCGCTTCGTGCCGGTCGAGGGCGGCGACCTGGCCGCCACGGTCCGCGAGGAGGCGCGGCGGCTGCTGGCGGAGGTGGACGGCACGGTGGGCGTGGTCGTGGCGATGGACCGCCGCGCCCAGGCCCGCGAGTGGCTCGCCGAGCTGGGGGAGCGGGTGGTGGCGCTGGGCAGCCTGGAGGCCAAGGGGCTGGAGTACGACGCCACGGTGGTCGTCTCACCGGCGGAGATCGCGGACGAGTCCCCGGCCGGGCTGCGGGTGCTGTACGTGGCGCTGACGAGGGCCACGCAGCAGCTCACGGTGGTGTCGGGGGAGCGGGACATGCCGGACGAGGACGGGGTGCCGGACCTGCTGAGGGAGTGA